DNA from Streptobacillus felis:
AAGTCTTTTGATTTGAAATTAAAGAAAAATATTTTTTTAATGCCAAAAGAAAGCGAAGATTTTGAAGAAAATAAAATTACAATAAAATTTGAAATATTTAATTCTTTGATGTATAAAGATCTAGAATTAGATTTAGAAGGTATAGATGTAGTTTTATTACCAGATAAAAAAGTTTATATGAAATATATTGACAACTAAATAATATAATACATTATTAAAGAAAATAGTAAGTATTTTTAATAAAGATATGATGATTAAAAATTAAAAATAAACTTTTAAAATAAAAAATGAAGTTCGTTCTGTTGCTTTACAGTACTTTATAAAGGAGGGAATAATTATATGAAAATAGCATCAATTAAAATTAATAATTTTAGAGGATATAGTAATGAAGTAAAATTTGAATTTGATAATTTAACAGCAATAATAGGGAGAAATGATGTGGGTAAATCTACTGTTTTAGAAGCTTTAGATATTTTCTTTAATGATGGAAAAGGAGTAGTTAAGCTAGACAGGCATGATATAAATAGATATGAATTTGAAAAAGGGAATAATGAAATTTCAATATCTATTTGTTTTGATAATTTACCCGAAAGTGTAATTCTAGATTCTTCGTTTGAAACTAATCTAAAAAAAGAATATTTATTGAATAGTGAAGAACAGTTAGAAGTTATTAAAAGATATCCAAATGGTAGTTCTGCTAAAGTTTACATAAAAGCAATTCATCCACAAAATCCAAAGTGTACCGATTTACTTTTGAAGAAAAACTCAGAATTAAAAAAATAATAAAGTATGAAAGTATAGAATGTGATAATTTTACGATAAACAATTAAGAGAAGCTTTGTTGGAATTTATTAATAATAAAATATAATAATTATTCTATTTAAAAAGAGGTAAAAAATATATGAAATTCATATAATTTACCTCTCTTTTTTAGTATTGTACTGATTTAAATAAGTATTTTTATCCTCTCAAATAATTCTCAATAAACGAAATAATCATTTTTAATTCATTGCTTGACATATTGACTTTGTATTGACCTAATTCAAAAAATTGACGGTGATTTATTTGTTTTAATACTCTAAAGAAAGAAATGTTAATGTTAAATTCTTTCTTTTCAAAATCAATTTCATTTAATAATATTGGTTTATTATCTAGCATTATTTCTTGTTTTAGTTCATCATATCCCATTGAATTATGAATTTGATTGTTTGAACTGAAATAAAGAAGCATAGATTTAATGAAATTAATATCATCACCAAATAATAAGTCTAGATTATTTTTAAAAACTTCTCTATTACTTAATTTTTTTGAAGATAAAATTACTTTACCTTCATGATCCTTTACTAAAATACCATCAATTAAATCATAATTTTCGATTTTGATATAATCATAAATCTCATATAGTTTTTCCATGGTTTTAATCTTAAAATTAATATCCCCCACAATTTTAAATACTTCGTACATAAACTTTCGCCTTTCAAATATATTTTTCAATAATATTGTAATATGATTTATAAAAAAGTAAAGGGGTAAATTTAAAAAAATATAAAAATTTATGTTTTTTTTTACATTTTCAAGGTATAATATAAAAAACAGATATTGATTTATGTCAAAAGGTATAATTTACAAAATGAATACAGTTGTATCTAGTCTAATAAAAATAGGTAAAATTAGTAAAATAATTTTGAAGGTAGAATGGATTTAGGAGGTAAATATGAAAAAAAGATTTTTTATACTAGCATTGATAATTTTTTCCAATATATCTAGTGCAGATTTTCTAAATAACATATTACATGAAATAAAAGTAGCTGTTACAGATATAGCGAAAGAAGAAGAAAATAAAAAAATAGAAGAGGAAAGAAAAGAAAAAGAAAGATTAGAAGATATTGAAAAAGAAAAAATTGAAAGAGAAGCTTATTCCAAAGTTGAAAAATTATTATTTGAAATAGATGAAGAAAATATAGAAAATTATGATATCTACAATATAAAAGATGTAATTAAAAATATAGATGAATTTATTCAAAAATATCCAGAAAATGAAAAAAAAGAGATATTATTAAAATCAAAAAATGAATATGAAGATATAATAAAATATTTAGAATTTCTAAAACCATACTATTTTGTATTAGATTCTGAGGAAAACAATCAAATATTACTGTATAGAAATGAAATAAATAGAATCGATGAATTTATAAATAATAATAAAAATTTTAAATACTTAGAAAAAGTAAAAAAAATAAAGTTAAATGTAAGTGAAGAATTAAATGAATTTGAAAAAGAATACAAAGATAATCTTAATAAAATAAAAAATATAAAAAGTAAATATTCTAAAATTGTAGGAACAGAAATTGATGAATTTGAAGGAGTTAAATATTTTGAATCTAGATATAAAAATGGTGCTAAAATAAATTGGGCTAAAACTAACTTTAATATTTATGGTATAGGTGATATAAATGATCAATTTCCTAGAAGATTTTTATTGCACTTAGAAGTTAGAGGAGAAGAATACTTAGGAGTAAATAAAGTAATAATATTGATGGACGGATCAAAGCTAGAATTACAATTTGGGTACAGTGATTTTCAGCATGATATTTATACTCAAAATTTTAAATTGATATCTATAGAATATATAAATGCAGAATTCAATGAAGATCTCTATGATTTTATTCTTGAAAATAGAAATGCAAAAACAATTAAGATAAGATTCTCAGGAACAAATGGATATAAAGATATTATTGTTAATAATTCTGATAAAGAGTTATTTGTAAATAGTATTAAGCTTTTAGAAATTTCGGAATTAATAGATAGAAATGTATTTTTGAATGGAGAGTAACTATGCAATTAATTTTAGTAATATACTTTATGTTTAGAGCACATTTTTTCCAAAAAGATAAAGGAGGGAAATGGTATATTTTTCATCCAATTCATGTTTCAATGAATGTAAGTGGGTATAAGGAGAAAATAGTAGCTTTATTACATGATGTAGTAGAAGATAGTAACTATACTTTTTCTGATTTAGAAAGATACTTTAATAAAGATGTTATGGATGCTTTAAAACTTATTACCAAAGATAAAAATATAGATTATTTTGATTATTTATCTAATATAAAGAATAATGAAATATCTAGAAAAGTAAAATTAGAAGATCTTAGACACAATATTCAAGAAAAAAGACTTAAAGTTATAACAGAAAAAGATATTTTAAGAATTAATAAATATAAGGAAGCGATAAACTTCCTAAAAAAATAAAAATTTTTTTATTTCCCCTATTGATTTTAAAAAAAAATGAGGTATATTATTATTGAGGGAGATTTACTCTATTTTATCTTTCTCAAAAATATTTGAATCAATATTTATTTTTTTTGGCCCCGGCAGGGGCAATTTTTTTGATATAGAGGGAATATTATGTCTTTAAAATTAGTTAGAAATGATATTACAAGTATGAATGTGGATGCAATAGTAAACCCAGCAAATAGGGCACCAATCTATTCTGCAGGAATAGATGGTGCAGTTTATCAAAAAGCTGGAATTGAAAAATTACTAGAGGAAAGAAAGAAAATTGGATATTTAGAAGAAGGAGATGTTGCAATAACTCCTAGTTTTGATTTGCCTTCAAAATATATCATTCATGCGGTTAGCCCTAAATATGAAGTAGGTAAATTAAATTTTGAAACTACTTTACGTTCGTGTTATAAAAAATCTTTAACGTTAGCTAAAGAAAAAAATATTAAAAGCATTGCATTTCCAATAATTGCAACGGGTTCAAATGGTTATTCTATTAAAGATGGTATGCAAATAGCATTAGATGAAATAAGTAATTTCTTATTTGATAATCAAATGGATGTATATTTAGTGGTATTTGATGATGAATCTACAAAATTAAGTAAAAACATATATTCTAAAATAGATGAATACATAGATAATGAATATGTTTCAAGTAAAATATCTGAAGAATATTTTAATGATGTGTATTCTAGAAGAAATATGATTCAAATATATGATGGCTCTAAATTTTCTGAATTAGATGAAAGAATAGAAAATATTTCAAGTAGCTTTCAAGAATATCTTTTTTATCTAATAAAAAAGAATAATCTGACTAATGCTGAGGTATATAAAAATGCACTTATTAAAAAACAAACTTTTTCTAAGATAAAATTAAATAAAAATTATCATCCAGATAAATTTACAGTACTATGTTTATGCATAGGAGCTAAATTAAATAAAGAAGAAAGTGAAATCTTACTTGAAAAGGCAGGATATGCATTTTCATCTTGTGATAAAAGAGATGTAATATTTTCTTTCTTTATTGAAAATAAAATACATGATATGATAGAAATAGATATAATGTTGGAAGAATACGGACTTCCATATATTATTTAATGGTCAACTTCAGGTTGACCTTTTTTTTCTACTTATATGTTACACTTAGGTATATCAAATTTGGAGGTAAAATTATGTTAACAGAAATCGTATTTATTTTAGATGAAAGTGGGTCTATGAAAGGATTAGAAAATGATGTAATTAAAGGATATAACACATTACTAAATAAACAAAAAAAGGAAAAGGGAAGTGCATATATTTCTACGGTAACTTTTTCAACTTATTCTAATGTTATTCATAATAGAGTAGATATCAAAAATGTAAAAGCTATGGAAATGGAGGAATATAATCCTGGGGGATTAACTGCTTTATTAGATGCTATAGGAAATTCAATCAAATATATATCAAAAAAACAAAAAGAAAGTAAAGTTGATAAAACACTTTTTGTAATAATGACAGATGGAGAAGAAAATGCAAGTAAAAAATACAACTATAATGATATTAAAAAAATGATCAGTTACTATAAAGAAAAATACTCTTGGGATTTCATGTTTCTTGGTGCTAATATAGATGCCATAAAAGAGGGTGAAAAAATTTCAATTGAAGATGGCATGGCTGTAAATTTTAATTGTGATAGTGAAGGTATAGAAATTAATTATGAAGTTTTAAATGAAATTATTACAAATTATAGAAGAAATAAAAGCAAAATTACAAAAAAATGGAAGGAAAATATTGAAAAGGACTATATTAATAGAAGTTGTAAATTTTAAAATTTGTAGTATAATATAAGTGGAAAATAATCGTGCGAAAATCGTGCGAAAATCGTGCGAAAAATCTCTGCAGATATTGTAAAATCAAGAAAAAAATCGTGCGAAAATCGTTTAAATGGAGATGGTTTTATGCAAAAAGAAGACTTGTTGAAATTAATAGAAGGTAAAAATATAGAATTAAAAAAAGCAAAAAATAATATACCTGATTCATTTTGGGAAACTTATTCAGCATTTGCAAATACTAATGGTGGTCTAATAGTATTAGGAGTTGATGAAAAAAATTCTGAAGTTTTAGGCGTAGATAACCCGTATAAACTAAGAGATGATTTACTTAACAATTTAAATAATCCTAAAAAGGTAAGTACTAATATTTTAAATGATGAAAATATTAATATCATAAAAATTTCTGAAGAAATAACAATAATGATAATAGATATTCCTGAAGCTTCATACAGAATTAAACCTATATATTTAAAAAATAATCCACGTTTAGCATACGTAAGACTAGGTGAAGGAGATAGGTTGATAACAGCAGAAAAATATAAAGAGTTAATATTTAACTCTAAAGATGAAACAGATATAGAACTCTTGAAAAAATATGATATTTCAGATTTAAATATTGATGATATAGATGTATATAAAAAAGAATTATATAAAAAAACAGGAAATGAAAAATATTTAAATATTGATAATATAGATTTACTAATAGAGATTGGTGCGATGAGAAAAGATAGACAAGGAGATGGGAAATATTATCTAACAACAGGTGGATTACTATTTTTTGGTAAATTGAATTCTATTACTGATAGATTTCCAGGATTTCAATTAGATTACTTTGAAAAAGAGTCTTCTTTAATAACAAATTGGATAGATAGGATTTCAAGTGGAGATTTGTCTTATCCTGAATTAAATTTATATAGCTTCTATAGAAATGTTATGGATAAATTTAAAATAATAATAAAGGATAAGTTTATTATTGATGAAGAAAGTAAGAGTAGGATATCTATTAGGACTGATTTACTAACTTCAGTTAGAGAATGTTTAGTTAATGTTTTGATGCATTCATACTATGATTCTGATTCTCCCATTAAAATTACAGTTTACCATGACTATTTTGAGTTTAAAAATCCAGGTAAAATGAGAATTACAATAGATGA
Protein-coding regions in this window:
- a CDS encoding AAA family ATPase, producing MKIASIKINNFRGYSNEVKFEFDNLTAIIGRNDVGKSTVLEALDIFFNDGKGVVKLDRHDINRYEFEKGNNEISISICFDNLPESVILDSSFETNLKKEYLLNSEEQLEVIKRYPNGSSAKVYIKAIHPQNPKCTDLLLKKNSELKK
- a CDS encoding GTP pyrophosphokinase, yielding MQLILVIYFMFRAHFFQKDKGGKWYIFHPIHVSMNVSGYKEKIVALLHDVVEDSNYTFSDLERYFNKDVMDALKLITKDKNIDYFDYLSNIKNNEISRKVKLEDLRHNIQEKRLKVITEKDILRINKYKEAINFLKK
- a CDS encoding macro domain-containing protein — translated: MSLKLVRNDITSMNVDAIVNPANRAPIYSAGIDGAVYQKAGIEKLLEERKKIGYLEEGDVAITPSFDLPSKYIIHAVSPKYEVGKLNFETTLRSCYKKSLTLAKEKNIKSIAFPIIATGSNGYSIKDGMQIALDEISNFLFDNQMDVYLVVFDDESTKLSKNIYSKIDEYIDNEYVSSKISEEYFNDVYSRRNMIQIYDGSKFSELDERIENISSSFQEYLFYLIKKNNLTNAEVYKNALIKKQTFSKIKLNKNYHPDKFTVLCLCIGAKLNKEESEILLEKAGYAFSSCDKRDVIFSFFIENKIHDMIEIDIMLEEYGLPYII
- a CDS encoding vWA domain-containing protein translates to MLTEIVFILDESGSMKGLENDVIKGYNTLLNKQKKEKGSAYISTVTFSTYSNVIHNRVDIKNVKAMEMEEYNPGGLTALLDAIGNSIKYISKKQKESKVDKTLFVIMTDGEENASKKYNYNDIKKMISYYKEKYSWDFMFLGANIDAIKEGEKISIEDGMAVNFNCDSEGIEINYEVLNEIITNYRRNKSKITKKWKENIEKDYINRSCKF
- a CDS encoding ATP-binding protein, encoding MQKEDLLKLIEGKNIELKKAKNNIPDSFWETYSAFANTNGGLIVLGVDEKNSEVLGVDNPYKLRDDLLNNLNNPKKVSTNILNDENINIIKISEEITIMIIDIPEASYRIKPIYLKNNPRLAYVRLGEGDRLITAEKYKELIFNSKDETDIELLKKYDISDLNIDDIDVYKKELYKKTGNEKYLNIDNIDLLIEIGAMRKDRQGDGKYYLTTGGLLFFGKLNSITDRFPGFQLDYFEKESSLITNWIDRISSGDLSYPELNLYSFYRNVMDKFKIIIKDKFIIDEESKSRISIRTDLLTSVRECLVNVLMHSYYDSDSPIKITVYHDYFEFKNPGKMRITIDEFINGGNSNIRNHTISSIMRRIGISEKAGSGGPRIFDISSKYKLKLPEIIREEDETIIRVWKIDLERKFEKFSNDQKKILFFLIENHYITRSSAEKKLNIDKYTFRNVISELLDEKIIEIEGKGRATKYTLNKNSEEKSYSMKKMLRFLEDQIKKIK